In Macadamia integrifolia cultivar HAES 741 chromosome 5, SCU_Mint_v3, whole genome shotgun sequence, a single window of DNA contains:
- the LOC122078634 gene encoding protein BASIC PENTACYSTEINE7-like, which translates to MDEKGHFGFRNSDFSEQSVGVNVLKPVSGVPLPGGTAEHQAAFLKMGSYANRNSMIPEANAEASSMDYGHWVHQRNFLPSAKAGPIPLQAVPINAEPGIPIMPTNLGVPTDGPSHIREVGTKSSKIRKKQPSLKKPNNVASKAWRPKQPKEKNSVPTKRKANPVTTEKHEKKSVDVVIGGAALDFSKLPAPVCSCTGFHRQCYRWGVGGWQSSCCTPSISEYPLPMSSSRPGARMAGRKMSNGAYAKLLQKLAAEGHDFSHPIDLKTHWAKHGTNKFVTIK; encoded by the coding sequence ATGGATGAGAAAGGTCATTTCGGTTTTAGGAATTCGGATTTCTCAGAGCAATCCGTCGGTGTGAATGTGCTGAAACCTGTCTCAGGTGTTCCGCTACCTGGTGGTACTGCTGAACACCAAGCTGCCTTCTTGAAGATGGGATCATATGCCAATAGAAATTCTATGATCCCTGAAGCTAACGCAGAAGCATCTTCTATGGACTATGGACACTGGGTCCATCAAAGAAACTTTTTACCTTCCGCAAAAGCCGGTCCAATTCCACTGCAGGCAGTTCCTATAAATGCAGAACCAGGTATCCCTATTATGCCAACTAATCTGGGTGTTCCGACAGATGGGCCTTCACACATTAGGGAGGTTGGTACTAAATCATCAAAGATTAGGAAAAAACAGCCTTCTTTGAAGAAGCCTAATAATGTGGCTTCTAAGGCTTGGAGGCCGAAGCAACCCAAAGAGAAGAATTCTGTCCccacaaaaagaaaagcaaatccTGTGACTACTGAAAAACATGAGAAGAAAAGTGTAGATGTTGTCATAGGTGGAGCTGCATTAGATTTTTCCAAGCTTCCTGCTCCTGTTTGCTCTTGCACTGGTTTTCACCGACAGTGCTACAGATGGGGTGTGGGTGGATGGCAATCATCCTGTTGTACACCAAGCATATCTGAATACCCTCTACCCATGAGTTCCTCAAGGCCTGGAGCACGGATGGCTGGGAGAAAAATGAGCAATGGTGCATATGCGAAGCTTCTACAGAAACTTGCTGCTGAAGGACATGACTTCTCTCACCCAATTGACCTGAAGACCCATTGGGCTAAACATGGTACAAATAAGTTTGTTACAATCAAGTAG